The Mycobacterium seoulense genome has a window encoding:
- a CDS encoding flavodoxin family protein, with translation MSKTLLIVHHTPSPHCQEMFEAVVAGATDPEIEGVEVLRRPALTVSPVEMLSADGYVLGSPANLGYMSGALKHAFDCAYYQLLDSTRGRPFGLYLHGNEGTEGAERGVMSITTGLGWTKATETVVVSGQPDKGDLQACWELGATVAAQLMA, from the coding sequence ATGAGCAAGACGCTGCTGATCGTCCACCACACACCGTCGCCGCATTGCCAGGAAATGTTCGAGGCGGTCGTGGCCGGTGCGACCGACCCCGAGATCGAGGGCGTCGAGGTCCTTCGGCGACCGGCGCTGACCGTGTCGCCGGTCGAGATGCTGTCGGCCGACGGCTACGTGTTGGGCAGCCCCGCGAACCTGGGCTACATGAGCGGCGCGCTCAAGCACGCGTTCGACTGCGCCTACTACCAGCTGCTGGACTCGACGCGCGGGCGCCCGTTCGGGCTGTACCTGCACGGCAACGAGGGCACCGAGGGTGCCGAGCGTGGCGTCATGTCGATCACCACCGGGCTGGGCTGGACGAAAGCCACAGAGACAGTGGTGGTTTCGGGCCAGCCGGACAAGGGCGACCTGCAGGCCTGCTGGGAACTCGGCGCGACGGTGGCCGCCCAGCTGATGGCCTAG
- a CDS encoding PE-PGRS family protein, whose product MSSKLTLTKRLVMGGAAAAAIVVAPIAITDSVGPAPAPSAAPTHVVFKDDPGGGGCDANGNCGSGGQFNGPGGGPGGQGCVPGVGCGSGGQFAGPGGVPGGQGCLPGVGCGSGHA is encoded by the coding sequence ATGTCCTCGAAATTAACCCTCACGAAAAGACTGGTGATGGGCGGGGCTGCGGCCGCGGCAATCGTGGTTGCGCCGATCGCCATCACCGATTCTGTTGGTCCCGCGCCCGCCCCGTCCGCGGCGCCCACGCACGTGGTGTTCAAGGACGACCCGGGCGGCGGTGGTTGTGACGCCAACGGCAACTGCGGTTCGGGCGGCCAGTTCAACGGCCCCGGCGGCGGTCCCGGCGGCCAGGGCTGCGTCCCGGGCGTCGGCTGCGGCTCCGGCGGACAGTTCGCCGGTCCCGGCGGCGTGCCGGGCGGCCAGGGCTGCCTGCCCGGCGTCGGCTGCGGTTCCGGCCACGCCTGA
- a CDS encoding acyl-CoA dehydrogenase family protein, which produces MSDLLYSDTEEALRDSVRHLFADRCPPESVAHAYDPEPRDFSGVWRTLAGELGVAGLLVPESLGGAGASAREAAVVMEEIGRAVAPVPFLSSAVLATVALLRAGDTETVSALARGELTAALAVALPTAPGDPVAAVTRGADGLSGSVTSVAGAAEADVLVVPVAGPDGLELHTVPRTAAGVEVSPLLALDMTRPLADVRFSGAESAYVGPADGPVGEALRTGAALLASEQLGVAQWCFETTLDYAKQRKQFGRAIGSYQAIKHRLADLWFEVGAATAAARYAADTCARDDVDSTVAAALAQAYCSGTAVHAAEECVQLHGGIGMTWEYPAHLYLKRAKSDQLIFGTAYRHRARLAELVDLPPN; this is translated from the coding sequence GTGAGCGACCTGCTCTACTCCGACACCGAGGAGGCGCTGCGGGACAGCGTCCGGCATCTGTTCGCCGACCGCTGCCCGCCCGAATCGGTGGCACACGCCTATGACCCCGAACCACGGGACTTTTCGGGCGTTTGGCGGACCCTGGCCGGCGAGCTGGGAGTGGCCGGGCTGCTGGTTCCCGAATCCCTCGGCGGAGCGGGCGCAAGCGCGCGCGAGGCCGCGGTCGTCATGGAGGAGATCGGCCGGGCCGTCGCGCCGGTGCCGTTCCTGTCCAGCGCGGTGCTTGCCACGGTCGCGCTACTGCGTGCCGGCGACACCGAGACCGTGTCCGCGCTGGCCCGCGGCGAACTGACCGCCGCGTTGGCGGTGGCGCTGCCGACCGCGCCCGGCGATCCGGTCGCGGCGGTGACCCGCGGCGCCGACGGGCTGAGCGGATCGGTCACCAGCGTCGCCGGTGCCGCCGAGGCCGACGTGCTGGTGGTGCCGGTCGCCGGCCCGGACGGACTCGAGCTGCACACCGTGCCGCGCACCGCGGCCGGTGTGGAGGTGTCGCCGCTGCTGGCGCTGGACATGACGAGACCCCTTGCCGACGTCAGGTTTTCGGGTGCGGAATCGGCATACGTCGGGCCGGCGGACGGACCGGTCGGCGAGGCGCTGCGCACCGGGGCCGCCCTGCTCGCCTCCGAGCAACTCGGCGTCGCCCAGTGGTGTTTCGAGACCACGCTCGATTACGCCAAGCAGCGCAAGCAATTCGGCCGCGCGATCGGCTCCTACCAGGCGATCAAACACCGGCTGGCCGACCTGTGGTTCGAGGTCGGCGCCGCGACGGCGGCCGCCCGCTACGCCGCCGACACCTGCGCCCGCGACGACGTGGACTCGACCGTCGCGGCGGCCCTGGCCCAGGCGTATTGCAGCGGCACCGCCGTGCACGCGGCCGAGGAGTGCGTACAGCTGCACGGCGGCATCGGCATGACGTGGGAGTATCCCGCGCACCTGTACCTCAAGCGGGCCAAGAGCGACCAGTTGATCTTCGGCACCGCCTACCGTCACCGCGCCCGGCTGGCCGAACTGGTGGACCTGCCGCCGAATTAG
- a CDS encoding acetyl-CoA carboxylase family protein, whose amino-acid sequence MSATVLVANRGEIALRIIRTTTELGMRTVAVYAEDDAESPHVHAADEAIGLAGAGPRAYLDQPAMLAAAKSSGAELIHPGYGFLSENAEFARACAGAGYTFVGPDADALELVGNKSAARRAAVAAGVPVLPATDGPSSVADIEAFFAAHGGAVIIKALAGGGGRGMRAVRGAGEIGDAYRRCAAEAQSGFGDPALYAEALLDGARHIEVQVVAAPAGHQTRALALGDRDCSIQRRYQKLVEIAPAQGLSDGLRRDLHQAAARLCARVGMRGLATVEFLVTGEDFVFLEVNPRIQVEHTVTEETTGFDLVAIQLAIAGGASYYQLGLPAGIASDGNEVIGEPAAHRGIAIEVRVNMETFGPDLSVVPAAGALTAFSPPSGPGIRVDTYGRAGLVVNPQYDSLLAKLVAHVHASSPHAAVRKVRTALAEFGIEGVRTNVEFLRELLRDPAVESGCVSTGFLDAKLPELAAAVSSHQHDVRAAPVELYPGEDVLRAQLAGTVVEVVPEGAEYPAGCQLVVLEAMKMQHVLVAPDALRTVRGLVAPGQVVGTGDPLLVFTRTGTAAGGDSATAATDLDRPRADLDEVRRRRLFTLDEGREAAVAKRHSQGRRTARENIADLIDPGSFVEYGALAIAAQRSRRSEEDLIANTPADGLVAGLATIGADRFGRAAAEAVVVSYDYTVLAGTQGMRNHAKTDRAFDLAARRRLPVVLFAEGGGGRPGDTDVGGAAGLDVPTFRMLAALSGRVPLISIVSGRCFAGNAALAGVCDVIIATPDANIGMGGPAMIEGGGLGVYPPEAIGPIGVQRRNGVVSLVARDEAHAVSLAKRYLSYFQGALDDWAAPDPRLARHVVPQNRLRAYDVHRAIAAIVDTGSVLELRPDYGVGIVTALVRVEGAAYGLIANSTHHLGGAIDAEAADKAGDFLALCESFRLPVISLCDTPGFMVGPDAEKEAAVRRFGRMFVLGARLTVPLGMIILRKGYGLGAMAMAGGSFRAPQFTIAWPTGEIGGMGLEGAVRLGFSKELAAEGDPVKRQELFDKLVAAAYEHGKALRSATTFELDDVIDPADSRAWIARLREPRRSN is encoded by the coding sequence ATGAGCGCGACCGTGCTGGTCGCCAACCGCGGCGAGATCGCGCTCCGAATCATCCGCACGACAACAGAATTGGGGATGCGAACGGTCGCGGTCTACGCCGAGGACGATGCCGAGAGCCCCCACGTGCACGCCGCCGACGAGGCGATCGGCCTCGCGGGTGCCGGGCCGCGGGCCTACCTGGACCAGCCCGCGATGCTGGCCGCGGCCAAGAGCTCCGGCGCGGAGCTGATCCACCCGGGTTACGGATTCCTCAGTGAGAACGCCGAATTCGCCCGCGCCTGCGCCGGTGCCGGGTATACGTTCGTGGGGCCGGACGCCGACGCGCTCGAGCTGGTGGGCAACAAGTCCGCCGCCCGCCGCGCCGCCGTCGCCGCCGGGGTGCCGGTGTTGCCCGCGACCGACGGGCCGAGCAGCGTCGCCGACATCGAGGCGTTCTTCGCCGCCCACGGCGGCGCCGTCATCATCAAGGCACTCGCCGGCGGGGGCGGGCGGGGAATGCGCGCGGTGCGCGGCGCCGGGGAGATCGGCGACGCCTACCGACGGTGCGCCGCGGAGGCGCAATCGGGCTTCGGCGACCCCGCCCTGTACGCCGAGGCGCTGCTCGACGGCGCGCGGCACATCGAGGTCCAGGTCGTCGCCGCCCCGGCCGGGCACCAGACCCGCGCACTCGCGCTCGGCGACCGCGACTGCAGCATCCAGCGGCGCTACCAGAAGCTCGTCGAAATCGCGCCCGCCCAGGGGCTTTCCGACGGTCTGCGGCGCGACCTGCACCAGGCGGCGGCCCGGCTGTGCGCGCGGGTCGGCATGCGCGGGCTGGCCACGGTCGAATTCCTGGTCACCGGTGAGGATTTCGTGTTCCTGGAAGTCAACCCGCGAATACAGGTGGAGCACACGGTCACCGAGGAGACGACCGGGTTCGATCTGGTGGCCATCCAGCTGGCGATCGCCGGGGGCGCCTCCTACTACCAGCTCGGGCTGCCGGCCGGAATCGCCTCCGACGGCAACGAAGTCATCGGTGAGCCCGCCGCGCATCGCGGCATCGCGATCGAGGTCCGGGTCAACATGGAGACTTTCGGCCCGGACCTGTCCGTCGTGCCCGCCGCCGGCGCGCTCACCGCGTTCTCGCCGCCGAGCGGGCCGGGGATCCGCGTCGACACGTACGGCCGGGCCGGGCTGGTCGTCAACCCGCAATACGACTCGCTGCTGGCGAAGCTCGTCGCCCACGTGCACGCGTCGTCGCCGCACGCGGCGGTACGCAAGGTGCGCACGGCCCTCGCCGAGTTCGGCATCGAGGGCGTCCGCACCAACGTCGAATTCCTGCGCGAGCTGCTGCGTGACCCCGCCGTGGAATCCGGTTGCGTGAGCACGGGTTTCCTCGACGCGAAGCTGCCCGAGCTGGCGGCGGCGGTGTCGTCGCACCAGCACGACGTCCGCGCCGCACCGGTCGAGCTCTACCCCGGCGAGGACGTGCTGCGGGCGCAGTTGGCCGGCACCGTGGTCGAGGTGGTGCCCGAGGGCGCCGAATACCCGGCGGGCTGCCAGCTCGTCGTCCTCGAGGCGATGAAGATGCAGCATGTGCTCGTCGCACCGGATGCGCTGCGGACCGTTCGCGGTCTGGTGGCCCCCGGGCAGGTCGTCGGAACCGGCGACCCGTTGCTGGTCTTCACCCGCACGGGCACCGCCGCCGGTGGCGACTCAGCCACGGCCGCAACGGATCTCGACCGTCCGCGCGCCGACCTCGACGAGGTGCGCAGACGGCGCCTGTTCACCCTGGACGAGGGGCGCGAGGCCGCCGTGGCCAAGCGGCACAGCCAAGGTCGCCGCACCGCGCGGGAGAACATCGCCGATCTGATCGATCCCGGTAGCTTCGTCGAATACGGCGCGCTGGCGATCGCCGCACAGCGCAGCCGGCGCTCGGAAGAAGACCTGATCGCCAACACACCGGCGGACGGCCTGGTGGCCGGCCTGGCCACGATCGGAGCGGATCGCTTCGGGCGGGCCGCGGCCGAGGCGGTCGTGGTGTCCTACGACTACACCGTCCTGGCCGGCACGCAGGGCATGCGCAACCATGCCAAGACCGACCGCGCGTTCGACCTCGCCGCCCGACGGCGGCTGCCGGTGGTGCTGTTCGCGGAGGGCGGCGGTGGCAGGCCGGGCGACACCGACGTCGGCGGCGCCGCGGGGCTGGACGTGCCGACCTTCCGGATGCTGGCCGCGCTGAGCGGCCGGGTGCCGTTGATATCGATCGTTTCCGGCAGGTGCTTCGCCGGCAACGCCGCGCTGGCCGGGGTGTGCGACGTGATCATCGCGACGCCCGACGCCAACATCGGGATGGGCGGGCCGGCCATGATCGAGGGCGGCGGGCTCGGGGTGTACCCGCCGGAGGCGATCGGGCCGATCGGCGTGCAGCGGCGCAACGGCGTCGTCAGCCTGGTGGCCCGCGACGAGGCGCACGCGGTCTCGCTGGCCAAGCGTTATCTGTCGTATTTTCAGGGCGCCCTGGACGACTGGGCGGCGCCGGATCCGCGGCTGGCCCGGCATGTGGTGCCGCAGAACCGGTTACGCGCGTATGACGTCCACCGGGCGATCGCGGCGATCGTCGACACCGGGTCGGTGCTGGAGCTGCGGCCGGACTACGGCGTCGGCATCGTCACCGCGCTGGTCCGCGTCGAGGGGGCGGCGTACGGGCTGATCGCCAACAGCACCCACCACCTCGGCGGCGCCATCGACGCCGAGGCCGCAGACAAGGCCGGCGACTTCCTCGCCCTGTGCGAGTCGTTTCGGCTGCCGGTGATCTCGCTGTGCGACACCCCCGGCTTCATGGTCGGGCCCGACGCGGAGAAGGAAGCGGCGGTGCGGCGGTTCGGGCGGATGTTCGTCCTGGGCGCGCGGCTGACCGTCCCGCTCGGAATGATCATCCTGCGCAAGGGATACGGGCTCGGCGCGATGGCGATGGCCGGCGGTTCCTTCCGCGCCCCGCAGTTCACCATCGCCTGGCCCACCGGCGAGATCGGCGGGATGGGGCTCGAAGGCGCGGTGCGCCTCGGGTTCAGCAAGGAGCTGGCGGCCGAGGGCGACCCCGTCAAGCGCCAGGAGCTGTTCGACAAGCTGGTGGCGGCGGCCTACGAGCACGGCAAGGCGCTGCGGTCGGCCACCACGTTCGAGCTTGACGACGTCATCGACCCCGCGGACTCCCGGGCCTGGATCGCCAGGCTCCGGGAGCCACGCAGATCGAACTGA
- a CDS encoding SDR family oxidoreductase, producing MTSLDLTGRTAIVTGASRGIGLAIAQQLAGAGANVVLTARKQEAADEAAAQVDGNALGVGAHAVDEDAARRCVDLTLERFGSADILINNAGTNPAYGPLIDQDHARFTKIFDVNLWAPLLWTSLVVKAWMGEHGGAIVNTASIGGLHQSPAMGMYNATKAALIHVTKQLALELSPRVRVNAIAPGVVRTRLAEALWKDHEDPLAASIALGRIGEPADVAGAVAFLVSDAASWITGETMVIDGGLLLGAAQGFQTRPQG from the coding sequence ATGACCTCACTGGATCTGACCGGCCGAACCGCGATCGTCACCGGCGCCTCGCGCGGGATCGGGCTCGCGATCGCCCAGCAGCTGGCGGGCGCCGGGGCCAACGTGGTGCTCACCGCGCGCAAGCAGGAGGCCGCCGACGAGGCCGCCGCCCAGGTCGACGGCAACGCCCTCGGCGTCGGCGCGCACGCGGTCGACGAGGACGCCGCCCGGCGGTGCGTGGACCTCACGCTGGAGCGTTTCGGCAGCGCCGACATCCTGATCAACAACGCGGGCACCAACCCCGCCTACGGTCCGCTGATCGACCAGGACCACGCCCGATTCACCAAGATCTTCGACGTCAACTTGTGGGCCCCGCTGCTGTGGACCTCGCTCGTCGTCAAGGCGTGGATGGGCGAACACGGCGGCGCGATCGTCAACACCGCCTCCATCGGCGGCCTGCACCAGTCACCGGCCATGGGGATGTACAACGCCACCAAGGCCGCGCTGATCCACGTCACCAAGCAGCTGGCGCTCGAGCTCTCGCCCCGCGTCCGCGTCAACGCCATCGCCCCCGGCGTGGTGCGCACCCGGCTGGCCGAGGCGCTGTGGAAGGACCACGAGGATCCGCTCGCGGCCTCGATCGCGCTCGGTCGCATCGGGGAGCCCGCCGACGTGGCCGGCGCCGTGGCCTTCCTGGTTTCCGACGCCGCGAGCTGGATCACCGGCGAGACGATGGTCATCGACGGCGGCCTGCTGCTCGGTGCCGCCCAGGGCTTCCAGACTCGACCGCAGGGCTAG
- a CDS encoding thioesterase family protein: protein MTIDDAAIMPEAFFTVDGDSYVPGVLTRGPWGAAMGGQNVGGLLAWGIEQSGIEPDFQPARFTVDLLRPALLEPVRIRTSVQREGRRIKLVDAALVQNGNTVARASALFLRRGAHPDGAVWSAPLAMPPLPADSEGFPSDMPFLIWGYGATEAGSPGIAAGEWEQSHSQKFAWTRVFRPMVQGHPLTPFTRLAFVGDITSSLTHWGTGGLRYINADYTVTASRLPDGEYVGLAAQSHYATAGVATGAATLFDRHGPIGTSSALALAQPAEAFQPTHG from the coding sequence GTGACGATCGACGATGCCGCCATCATGCCCGAGGCGTTCTTCACTGTCGACGGTGACTCGTACGTTCCGGGCGTGCTGACGCGGGGGCCGTGGGGCGCCGCGATGGGCGGCCAGAACGTCGGCGGCCTGTTGGCTTGGGGCATAGAGCAATCCGGCATCGAGCCGGACTTCCAGCCGGCCCGATTCACGGTCGACCTGCTGCGGCCGGCGCTGCTCGAGCCGGTCCGGATTCGGACGTCGGTGCAGCGGGAGGGCCGGCGGATCAAACTGGTCGACGCCGCACTGGTGCAGAACGGCAACACCGTCGCGCGGGCCAGCGCGCTGTTCCTGCGCCGGGGGGCGCATCCCGACGGGGCGGTGTGGTCCGCGCCCCTGGCCATGCCGCCGCTTCCGGCCGATTCCGAGGGCTTCCCGTCCGACATGCCGTTCCTCATCTGGGGGTACGGCGCCACCGAAGCGGGCAGCCCGGGCATCGCGGCCGGCGAGTGGGAACAGTCCCACTCGCAGAAGTTCGCCTGGACGAGGGTCTTTCGCCCGATGGTGCAGGGCCATCCGCTGACGCCGTTCACCCGGCTGGCCTTCGTCGGTGACATCACGAGTTCGCTGACCCATTGGGGCACGGGCGGACTGCGCTACATCAACGCCGACTACACGGTCACCGCCAGCCGCCTGCCCGACGGCGAGTACGTGGGGCTGGCGGCGCAAAGCCATTACGCCACTGCCGGGGTGGCCACCGGCGCCGCCACCCTGTTCGACCGGCACGGGCCGATCGGCACCAGCTCGGCGCTGGCGCTGGCCCAACCGGCCGAGGCGTTCCAGCCGACTCATGGCTAG
- the dapB gene encoding 4-hydroxy-tetrahydrodipicolinate reductase, whose product MRVGVLGAKGKVGSAMVAGVQAAEDLTLSAEVDAGDSLSLFTDSDTEVVIDFTHPDVVMGNLEFLIGNGIHAVVGTTGFTAGRLEQVQAWLAKSPTTSVLIAPNFAIGAVLSMHFAKQAARFFDSVEVIELHHPHKADAPSGTAARTAKLIAEARKGLPPNPDATSTSLPGARGADVDGIPVHSVRLAGLVAHQEILFGTEGETLTIRHDSLDRTSFVPGVLLAVRRVKERPGLTVGLEPLLDLR is encoded by the coding sequence ATGCGGGTAGGCGTCTTGGGAGCCAAGGGCAAGGTCGGTTCGGCGATGGTGGCGGGCGTGCAGGCCGCCGAGGACCTGACCCTGTCGGCGGAGGTGGACGCCGGCGATTCACTCAGCCTGTTCACCGATTCGGACACCGAGGTGGTCATCGACTTCACCCACCCCGACGTGGTGATGGGCAATCTGGAGTTCCTGATCGGCAACGGGATTCACGCCGTCGTCGGCACCACCGGCTTCACCGCCGGACGCCTGGAGCAGGTGCAGGCCTGGCTGGCGAAAAGCCCCACCACGTCGGTGCTGATCGCACCGAACTTCGCGATCGGCGCGGTGCTGTCGATGCATTTCGCCAAGCAGGCGGCGCGCTTCTTCGACTCGGTGGAGGTGATCGAGCTGCACCATCCGCACAAGGCCGACGCCCCGTCCGGAACGGCCGCGCGCACCGCCAAGCTGATCGCCGAAGCGCGAAAAGGACTGCCGCCCAATCCCGATGCCACCAGCACCAGCCTTCCCGGCGCCCGCGGTGCCGACGTGGACGGCATCCCCGTGCACTCGGTGCGGCTGGCCGGGCTGGTCGCCCACCAGGAGATCCTGTTCGGCACCGAGGGGGAGACGCTCACCATCCGCCACGACAGCCTGGACCGCACGTCGTTCGTGCCGGGCGTGTTGTTGGCGGTGCGGCGCGTCAAGGAAAGGCCCGGCCTCACCGTGGGGCTCGAGCCCCTGCTCGACCTGCGGTGA
- a CDS encoding acyl-CoA dehydrogenase family protein yields MSSDDLAAGLEARVQALLDDHDPATTEPREFLGAQYDAGLAWVYLPQGFGGLGLPRKAQELVDAKLAAAGAPVGGTAKNFIGMGMAAPTIAAFGTDEQKRKFLRPLFTGEQVYCQLFSEPGAGSDLAGLATRAVRDGDDWIVNGQKVWTSMAQHAQMAILVARTDPTVPKHFGLTYFLCDMTQPGVDVRPLRQITGEAEFNEVFLTDVRVPDANRLGPVGGGWRVATTTLNNERVAIGTRAGTPREGGIIGKVTKAWRDEPRLRDPAMHDELMKLWVDAEVLRLAGERLRQQAQAGQPGPEGAGMKVAFARLAQAISGFDIELHAESGLRYDDWTMRRTEVVDLIGREPGYRYLRARGNSIEGGTSEILRNTISERILGLPGEHRVDKDVAWKDLNR; encoded by the coding sequence GTGAGCTCCGACGATCTGGCGGCCGGCCTCGAGGCGCGGGTGCAGGCGCTGCTGGACGACCACGACCCCGCCACCACCGAGCCGCGGGAATTCCTCGGCGCCCAGTACGACGCGGGCCTGGCCTGGGTGTACCTGCCGCAGGGCTTCGGCGGGCTGGGCCTGCCGCGCAAGGCCCAGGAACTCGTCGACGCAAAGCTGGCCGCCGCGGGGGCGCCCGTGGGCGGCACCGCCAAGAATTTCATCGGAATGGGGATGGCGGCCCCCACCATCGCGGCCTTCGGGACCGACGAACAGAAGCGAAAGTTCTTGCGCCCCTTGTTCACCGGTGAGCAGGTCTATTGCCAGTTGTTCAGCGAGCCCGGCGCGGGCTCCGACCTGGCCGGGCTGGCCACCCGCGCGGTGCGCGACGGCGACGACTGGATCGTCAACGGGCAGAAGGTGTGGACCTCGATGGCCCAGCACGCGCAGATGGCCATCCTGGTCGCCCGCACCGACCCGACGGTGCCCAAACACTTTGGCCTGACGTACTTCCTGTGCGACATGACGCAGCCGGGCGTCGACGTGCGCCCCCTGCGTCAGATCACCGGCGAGGCCGAATTCAACGAGGTGTTCCTCACCGACGTGCGGGTGCCCGACGCGAACCGGCTCGGCCCGGTCGGCGGCGGCTGGCGGGTCGCGACCACCACGCTCAACAACGAGCGCGTCGCCATCGGCACCCGCGCCGGAACTCCGCGCGAGGGCGGAATCATCGGCAAGGTCACCAAGGCGTGGCGGGACGAGCCGCGGCTGCGCGACCCGGCGATGCACGACGAGCTGATGAAACTGTGGGTCGACGCCGAGGTCCTTCGGCTGGCCGGTGAGCGGCTGCGCCAGCAGGCCCAGGCCGGTCAGCCCGGCCCGGAAGGCGCGGGCATGAAAGTGGCCTTCGCCCGCCTCGCGCAAGCCATCTCGGGGTTCGACATCGAGCTGCACGCCGAGTCGGGGCTGCGCTACGACGACTGGACCATGCGCCGGACCGAAGTCGTCGATCTGATCGGACGCGAGCCCGGCTATCGCTACCTACGCGCCCGCGGCAATTCCATCGAGGGTGGCACCTCGGAGATCCTGCGCAACACCATCTCCGAGCGGATCCTGGGCCTGCCGGGTGAGCATCGCGTCGACAAAGACGTCGCGTGGAAGGACCTGAACCGGTGA
- a CDS encoding class I adenylate-forming enzyme family protein codes for MPPVIEIPRAHNPFPTTGVTRDADGIPHYDELPATLLDMLAEQVEQRPGSEALVELGAGRLTYRQLWDRAARVSGGLRAAGLRPGDRVAVRYPAGIDWVLAFWGTVMAGGVAVAVNTRSAQPEVDFVLSDSGVTVDLAAGAPLPDGPPYVTERLERTDVAALFYTSGTTGHPKGVPTTHEAFLTNTENAIRCLDQPRDLGDAMRTLISVPLFHVTGCNTQLLVAARLGGASVIMPALNLDALIATLSAERISVMVTVPAGYALMLRHNAFPDADVSGVRWVGYGGAPIAPSLVRAVQSAFPQATVFNGYGMTETASLMTVLPSRDAVEHADSVGYAVPSVDLGLVSFGGDEPGVGELVVRGANVTARYWNRPEATAATIVDGWLHTGDVVRVDEAGRVHIVDRLKDIINRGGENVSSVEVESVLLAAPHVADACVLAVPDDVMGEKVGAVLFGGADEIDVPAVLDHCREQLADFKVPQYVTVVDKALPRNAGGKLLKGKLREQVRWGEPLR; via the coding sequence ATGCCTCCAGTGATCGAAATTCCGCGCGCACACAACCCGTTCCCCACCACAGGCGTGACCCGTGACGCCGACGGCATCCCGCACTACGACGAACTTCCGGCCACCCTGCTGGACATGCTCGCCGAACAGGTCGAGCAGCGCCCGGGCAGCGAGGCGCTGGTCGAACTCGGTGCCGGTCGGCTGACCTACCGGCAGCTGTGGGACCGCGCGGCGCGCGTCTCCGGCGGCCTGCGGGCCGCCGGGCTGCGACCCGGTGACCGCGTCGCGGTGCGTTACCCCGCCGGCATCGACTGGGTGCTGGCGTTCTGGGGCACGGTGATGGCCGGCGGCGTTGCGGTGGCGGTCAATACGCGCTCGGCGCAACCAGAGGTCGACTTCGTCCTCTCCGACTCCGGGGTGACCGTGGACCTGGCGGCCGGCGCGCCGCTGCCCGACGGACCGCCGTACGTCACAGAGCGACTCGAGCGCACCGACGTGGCCGCGCTGTTCTACACCTCGGGCACCACCGGCCACCCCAAGGGGGTCCCGACCACCCACGAGGCCTTCCTGACCAACACCGAGAACGCGATTCGCTGTCTCGACCAGCCGCGCGACCTGGGCGACGCCATGCGCACGCTCATCTCGGTGCCGCTGTTCCACGTGACCGGGTGCAACACGCAGCTTCTGGTCGCCGCCCGGTTGGGCGGGGCCTCGGTGATCATGCCCGCCCTCAACCTGGACGCGTTGATCGCCACGCTGAGCGCCGAGCGCATCTCCGTCATGGTTACCGTTCCGGCGGGCTACGCATTGATGTTGCGGCACAACGCCTTCCCCGACGCCGACGTGTCCGGTGTCCGCTGGGTGGGCTACGGCGGGGCCCCGATCGCCCCGTCGTTGGTGCGGGCGGTGCAGAGCGCCTTCCCCCAGGCCACGGTGTTCAACGGCTACGGCATGACCGAGACGGCCTCGCTGATGACCGTGCTGCCCAGCCGCGACGCCGTCGAGCACGCCGACTCGGTCGGGTACGCGGTCCCGTCCGTCGACCTCGGGCTGGTCTCGTTCGGCGGCGATGAACCGGGAGTCGGTGAGCTGGTGGTGCGCGGCGCCAACGTGACCGCCCGGTACTGGAACCGCCCGGAGGCGACCGCGGCCACCATCGTGGACGGCTGGCTGCACACCGGTGACGTGGTCCGGGTCGACGAAGCGGGCCGGGTGCACATCGTCGACCGGCTCAAGGACATCATCAACCGCGGCGGTGAGAACGTGTCCAGCGTCGAGGTGGAATCCGTGCTGCTGGCGGCGCCCCACGTCGCGGACGCGTGCGTGCTGGCGGTTCCCGACGACGTCATGGGGGAGAAGGTTGGTGCGGTGTTGTTCGGCGGCGCCGACGAGATCGACGTGCCGGCGGTGCTCGACCACTGCCGCGAGCAGCTCGCCGACTTCAAGGTGCCGCAGTACGTCACGGTGGTCGATAAGGCGCTGCCGCGCAACGCCGGCGGCAAGCTGCTGAAGGGCAAACTCCGTGAGCAGGTGCGGTGGGGGGAGCCGCTGCGATGA